From a single Pseudalkalibacillus hwajinpoensis genomic region:
- a CDS encoding TRAP transporter permease, translating into MSNSQSGNPVQKIDTTIKDRPAFIEEIWLSRKENWNFARILIVLTSLLAIGLSFFHIYTAGFGTLSSWQQRSIHVVWALLLIFLIFPFKKGSKFGAIDLLFVIITLIESGFILFQGDAILSRQGNPNLSDIILGSFFIGLVLEATRRTNGFLMACIGLFFIGYIFFGPYFPGALAHPGVRYGKMVDQMFNGTLGIFSAPIYISSTVLILFVIFGAFLMRSGGGQFFTNFAFGALGNRAGGPALSAVGASAMVATITGNGAANAAVTGSFTIPLMKKLGYSKRFAAAVEAVASQGGQIMPPIMGASVFIMAETTGIPYITLALYALIPAIIYFLIAGFIVYYHAKRLQMEGIPKEQLPDPKMVLLKQGYLFLPIVMIIYLMIDGFSPMKAGFYGIIATILLSWIRKMTRMNLLDILASLENGAKSALAVISACATAGIIVGAVSLTGLGLTFSRFMIDTAGGQLFVLLIMLAIASIILGMGMPTVSAYVILAVLGVPALVEMNVNIVAAHMFVFYFGVMSGLTPPVAITAYTTAGIAGSNPSSTAFYAIRIALGGFFVPFVFVYNPELLLQGGDIPAIVTALISAAISCVLFAGAVEGYWFGHVTPLKRVILFISAILLVMPGIIGDLTGLVLVSFTFIWQRSQRVSKSSPQEISG; encoded by the coding sequence TTGAGTAATAGTCAATCTGGTAATCCTGTTCAAAAGATTGATACCACGATTAAAGACCGTCCAGCATTTATTGAAGAAATCTGGTTATCACGTAAAGAGAATTGGAACTTTGCTAGAATTCTCATTGTCTTAACGTCACTACTGGCAATTGGATTGTCTTTCTTTCATATTTATACGGCAGGGTTTGGAACACTGTCGTCCTGGCAGCAAAGAAGTATACATGTCGTCTGGGCTCTCCTATTAATCTTTCTAATTTTCCCTTTTAAAAAGGGAAGTAAGTTCGGAGCAATTGATTTATTATTTGTGATAATCACCTTAATTGAATCGGGATTTATCCTTTTCCAAGGAGATGCGATACTAAGTAGACAGGGTAATCCAAATTTGTCTGACATCATTCTTGGTAGCTTTTTCATAGGATTAGTACTTGAAGCAACGAGAAGAACGAATGGGTTCCTCATGGCATGTATCGGATTGTTTTTTATTGGCTACATATTTTTTGGACCTTACTTTCCAGGCGCTCTTGCTCATCCAGGGGTGAGATATGGAAAAATGGTAGATCAAATGTTTAATGGGACTCTGGGGATATTCAGTGCACCGATCTATATCAGCTCAACGGTCTTAATCTTGTTTGTCATTTTCGGGGCATTTTTAATGAGGTCAGGTGGAGGGCAATTTTTTACGAATTTTGCTTTTGGTGCACTCGGGAATCGCGCAGGTGGACCGGCATTATCGGCCGTTGGAGCAAGCGCAATGGTTGCTACTATTACCGGAAATGGAGCGGCAAATGCAGCTGTTACTGGTTCTTTTACCATTCCATTAATGAAGAAACTCGGTTATAGCAAACGATTCGCTGCAGCAGTGGAAGCAGTGGCTTCACAGGGTGGACAAATCATGCCGCCTATTATGGGCGCTTCGGTTTTTATTATGGCTGAAACAACAGGGATTCCCTATATCACGCTAGCGTTATATGCCTTAATTCCAGCAATCATCTACTTTCTCATAGCCGGGTTTATTGTCTACTACCATGCGAAACGCTTACAGATGGAAGGCATTCCTAAAGAACAGCTTCCCGATCCTAAGATGGTTCTTCTCAAACAGGGATATTTATTCCTTCCAATCGTCATGATTATTTATTTAATGATCGATGGGTTTAGTCCCATGAAAGCAGGATTTTACGGTATCATCGCAACGATTTTATTAAGTTGGATCAGAAAGATGACTAGAATGAATCTACTCGATATTCTTGCATCACTGGAAAATGGAGCAAAAAGCGCCCTTGCTGTCATATCAGCTTGTGCGACAGCAGGTATCATTGTTGGGGCAGTATCACTCACGGGGCTTGGACTTACTTTCTCAAGGTTTATGATCGATACAGCAGGTGGCCAATTATTCGTTCTCCTCATCATGTTAGCAATTGCCTCCATTATTCTTGGAATGGGTATGCCAACGGTTTCAGCCTATGTCATCCTAGCCGTTTTAGGGGTACCCGCATTAGTAGAGATGAACGTTAATATTGTTGCAGCTCACATGTTCGTATTTTACTTTGGAGTGATGTCAGGGCTAACACCACCTGTAGCAATAACCGCATATACGACTGCTGGAATTGCAGGATCGAATCCTTCTTCAACAGCATTCTACGCCATCCGAATTGCACTAGGAGGATTTTTTGTACCATTCGTATTTGTTTATAATCCAGAACTACTTCTTCAGGGCGGTGATATTCCTGCCATTGTGACAGCATTGATCTCTGCAGCAATCAGCTGTGTTCTTTTTGCAGGTGCTGTCGAAGGATACTGGTTTGGACATGTAACTCCGCTCAAACGAGTGATTTTATTTATTAGTGCTATTTTGCTAGTAATGCCAGGGATAATCGGAGACCTCACAGGACTTGTGCTTGTCAGTTTCACTTTCATCTGGCAGAGATCACAACGTGTGAGTAAAAGCTCACCACAAGAAATAAGTGGATAA
- a CDS encoding acyl-CoA dehydrogenase family protein has translation MPATISNELHQMKTMIRNFVENEIEPYAQQIEDEDAIPDHLIEKAKDLGLFGMSIPEEYGGIGLNTEGKAVVLQQLGRTHNGYVSLISAHTGIGSTGLVKLASESLKQKYLPEMAAGNKIAAFALSEPGAGSDATNLSTNAVKQGDKWILNGMKHFITNGPVADVFTVIASTDKSKGAKGGITAFLVEKNFPGLIVGKRDKKMGLKGSYTCQIIFEDCEVPEENVIGEVGMGYISALKILGEGRIGLAARAVGSCEKLIEMSASYAKERIQFGKPISSNQAIQWMLADMATETEAARALTIMAAKKVDDGKKVIKEASMAKLFASEVFNRVADKAVQIHGGMGYVSDYPIERFYRDARITKIYEGTSEIQRMIISRHILDEN, from the coding sequence ATGCCTGCAACTATATCTAATGAATTGCATCAAATGAAAACAATGATTCGAAACTTTGTTGAGAATGAAATCGAACCCTATGCACAACAAATTGAGGACGAGGACGCAATCCCAGATCATTTGATTGAAAAAGCGAAAGATCTCGGTCTCTTCGGGATGAGTATTCCAGAGGAATATGGAGGCATTGGATTAAACACCGAAGGAAAAGCAGTTGTGCTTCAACAGCTAGGAAGAACCCATAATGGCTATGTTTCATTAATTAGTGCTCATACAGGAATCGGAAGCACCGGACTAGTTAAATTAGCTTCTGAATCTCTTAAACAAAAGTACTTACCGGAAATGGCTGCTGGAAATAAAATTGCTGCTTTTGCTCTTTCTGAGCCGGGAGCAGGTTCAGATGCAACAAATTTATCAACTAATGCCGTAAAACAGGGTGATAAGTGGATTCTTAACGGCATGAAGCACTTTATTACCAACGGTCCAGTTGCTGATGTATTTACTGTCATAGCATCTACTGACAAATCCAAAGGTGCAAAGGGCGGGATTACCGCATTTCTAGTGGAAAAAAACTTCCCGGGTTTAATTGTAGGAAAACGAGATAAAAAAATGGGGCTGAAAGGTTCCTATACCTGTCAGATCATTTTTGAAGACTGTGAAGTGCCAGAAGAGAACGTTATTGGTGAAGTAGGCATGGGGTACATATCAGCTCTTAAGATTCTTGGAGAGGGTCGCATCGGTCTTGCTGCCCGAGCAGTAGGCTCCTGTGAAAAATTAATTGAGATGTCAGCAAGTTATGCGAAAGAGCGGATCCAATTTGGTAAACCTATTTCATCGAACCAGGCTATTCAATGGATGCTTGCTGATATGGCAACTGAGACCGAAGCAGCAAGAGCATTAACCATTATGGCCGCTAAAAAAGTTGATGATGGGAAGAAAGTTATTAAAGAAGCTTCCATGGCAAAGCTCTTTGCATCAGAAGTTTTTAATCGCGTTGCCGATAAAGCCGTACAAATACATGGAGGAATGGGCTATGTATCAGACTACCCTATAGAGAGGTTTTACAGAGATGCAAGAATTACGAAGATTTATGAGGGAACAAGCGAAATTCAGCGCATGATTATCTCAAGACACATTTTAGATGAGAATTAA
- a CDS encoding ketopantoate reductase family protein, which produces MKVGIAGTGAVGGYIGGTLALAGHEVVFLSRGTNLRTMQEKGLTISNSENEFVVHKEFTNSLDRFRNVELVIISVKSNDTSHMAEKLSYTISTGTPILLLQNGVDNEEKVMKYFGINRIFSAAVYLTSRITAPGRIEVFGNPRLTIGSIDPAKMNEAKELTNLFREASIQSHTSSNIMRAKWKKLLWNVTFNPLSAYAGVTVGQILDQIDLRHLAEVALREGMNISDLKGYFFQEELIDQIFKSAQIAETHYTSMLQDRLSGKNLEIESICGYFVKEADKKSISIPVIQSLYTSLSSLEKTNRRS; this is translated from the coding sequence ATGAAAGTTGGCATTGCTGGAACTGGAGCTGTAGGAGGGTATATTGGTGGTACCCTTGCTCTTGCAGGTCACGAAGTTGTTTTCCTATCCAGGGGGACTAATTTACGTACGATGCAAGAAAAAGGGTTAACAATTAGTAATTCTGAAAACGAATTTGTTGTTCATAAGGAGTTTACAAATTCACTAGACAGATTTAGAAATGTGGAGTTAGTTATTATAAGTGTAAAATCAAACGATACGAGTCATATGGCTGAAAAATTGAGTTACACTATATCCACTGGAACCCCGATACTCCTTTTACAAAATGGAGTCGATAATGAAGAGAAAGTCATGAAATACTTTGGAATAAATCGTATTTTTTCAGCCGCGGTTTACTTAACTTCCAGAATAACTGCACCGGGAAGAATTGAGGTTTTTGGCAATCCTCGATTAACCATCGGCTCTATTGATCCTGCAAAAATGAATGAAGCTAAAGAACTCACAAACTTGTTTAGAGAGGCAAGCATTCAATCACATACATCATCAAACATTATGCGTGCTAAATGGAAGAAACTGTTATGGAATGTTACATTTAACCCACTTTCTGCTTATGCTGGTGTTACAGTAGGGCAGATCCTTGATCAAATAGATTTACGACATTTAGCTGAAGTCGCTTTAAGAGAGGGGATGAATATATCTGATTTGAAAGGGTACTTTTTCCAGGAAGAATTGATAGATCAGATCTTCAAAAGTGCTCAAATAGCCGAAACTCATTACACAAGCATGCTTCAGGATAGACTTAGTGGGAAAAACCTTGAGATTGAATCGATTTGTGGTTACTTTGTTAAAGAAGCGGATAAGAAGAGTATTTCGATTCCTGTAATTCAATCCCTCTATACCAGTTTATCTTCTTTAGAGAAAACGAATAGACGCTCATGA
- a CDS encoding sigma-54 interaction domain-containing protein, with amino-acid sequence MNALNLSSIAQLPFPAFIARKGIISSVNEAFNSIISDAEKKEVDDVFDSIEEHDTFIITSYKEKRILFISEHNEHDTLYIGKENTDLSRLEKQVTDLEKLNRELDSIIDNSYDGIYITDNKGITLKTNAAIERLTGIPKEYYIGKNVDRLVNRGILKDSVTRKVLKQRRTVSVVQDNFAGKETLITGSPIFNNKGDIEKVITNIRDLSELNELLSELNNVQKKNAEYEKELEMLKGYSDSGIIIESQFMKDLYETAKRIANFDATVLILGETGVGKDVLARFIYSKSNRSTKGEFVKVNCGAIPQELIESELFGYEAGAFTGASRKGKPGMFEMADKGVLFLDEVGELPMNTQVKLLQVIQDGTIQRVGATKLTKIDVRIIAATNRNLLQMVTKQEFREDLYYRLNVIPLSIPPLRDRRDDILPLIQFFLNRTNKKYNLDKILQDDLKNSLYEMEWKGNVREMTNLIERIALTSSASRISLNHLPEDYKSIKIKTEKPHQVMSLKDAVEHTERKLLEEAYGKYKSTYEIARVLKSSQPTIVRKLKKYQIETI; translated from the coding sequence GTGAACGCATTGAATTTATCTTCTATAGCTCAATTGCCTTTTCCAGCTTTTATCGCAAGAAAAGGAATCATTAGCTCCGTAAATGAGGCTTTTAACTCTATTATTAGTGATGCTGAAAAGAAGGAAGTTGATGACGTTTTTGACAGTATAGAAGAACATGATACCTTCATCATTACAAGCTACAAAGAAAAGCGAATATTGTTCATTTCAGAACATAATGAACATGACACATTGTACATTGGAAAAGAAAACACTGATTTGTCTCGTCTTGAAAAACAAGTAACAGATCTTGAAAAGCTCAATAGAGAATTGGATTCGATTATCGACAATTCTTATGACGGCATATATATTACAGATAACAAAGGAATAACACTTAAAACCAACGCAGCGATTGAAAGACTAACCGGTATTCCAAAAGAATATTATATTGGTAAAAACGTTGATCGACTTGTGAATAGGGGGATTTTAAAGGATTCAGTAACTAGAAAAGTTCTGAAACAACGTCGGACCGTTTCCGTGGTGCAGGATAATTTTGCGGGGAAAGAAACATTGATCACGGGGAGTCCGATATTTAACAATAAAGGCGATATCGAAAAGGTTATTACAAACATTCGTGATCTTTCCGAGTTAAATGAGCTTCTTTCTGAATTGAATAATGTTCAGAAGAAAAATGCTGAATACGAGAAAGAACTTGAAATGCTTAAGGGCTATTCAGATTCAGGAATTATCATTGAAAGTCAATTCATGAAAGATCTTTATGAAACGGCGAAAAGAATTGCAAACTTTGACGCCACCGTTCTGATTCTTGGTGAAACTGGGGTTGGAAAAGATGTGCTAGCTCGATTTATCTATTCAAAGAGCAACAGATCAACAAAAGGGGAATTTGTAAAAGTCAATTGCGGTGCGATACCACAAGAACTTATCGAATCGGAACTGTTTGGTTATGAAGCAGGAGCTTTTACAGGGGCAAGCAGAAAGGGAAAGCCAGGGATGTTCGAAATGGCAGATAAGGGGGTACTTTTTCTTGATGAAGTTGGAGAACTACCAATGAATACTCAGGTGAAATTACTCCAGGTTATTCAAGATGGAACAATCCAGCGTGTAGGTGCCACGAAACTAACCAAAATCGATGTTCGCATCATTGCCGCAACTAATCGAAATCTACTCCAGATGGTAACCAAACAAGAATTTAGAGAGGATTTATATTATCGACTAAACGTCATCCCACTCTCTATACCCCCATTAAGAGATAGAAGAGATGATATTTTGCCACTTATCCAGTTCTTTTTAAACAGAACAAATAAGAAGTATAACCTCGATAAAATTTTACAAGATGACTTAAAAAATTCACTATACGAAATGGAATGGAAGGGAAATGTAAGAGAAATGACTAATTTAATTGAACGAATCGCTTTGACTTCGTCTGCTAGTAGAATTTCTCTTAACCATCTTCCAGAGGATTATAAATCTATAAAAATAAAAACAGAAAAACCTCATCAGGTAATGAGTCTTAAAGATGCAGTAGAACATACGGAACGCAAATTATTGGAAGAAGCATATGGAAAATATAAAAGCACTTATGAAATTGCCAGAGTCCTTAAATCAAGTCAGCCAACGATCGTCCGAAAGCTAAAGAAATATCAAATTGAAACTATATAA
- a CDS encoding FAD-binding oxidoreductase codes for MKIVSLLSTFLEDDQISVNATILEQHSKDESYHTPHNPDVVVFPKTTEEVSKILKMANANFVPIVPFGLGSSLEGHVIPYQGGISIDFQLMNKVLEVRPEDFLVRVQPGVTRSQLNKELKKHGLFFTVDPGADATLGGMASTNASGTTSVRYGVMRDQVRDMEVVLADGRVIHTGSITAKSSSGYHLNGLFVGSEGTLGTFTELTLNVYGIPEATLAGRIVFPSIEQAVSTVTNILHAAIPVARIELVDARSVQQVNKTNETNYIEKPTLFVEFHGNEAGLEQDVTFAKSIAEDNECEEFIFEHDTKKRALLWEARHNLAYSFSHGSPGKKMMVTDVCVPISELTGAITDARKAIETYGLDGALLGHVGDGNYHAIVMIDPTDPMELDRATKLNQHLVHYALERGGTCTGEHGVGTGKVQYQQKEHGPALEVMMALKQTLDPNGIMNPGKIFALEKEQTTSI; via the coding sequence ATGAAGATCGTTTCCTTGCTGTCCACTTTCCTAGAAGATGATCAAATTAGTGTCAATGCGACTATTCTAGAGCAGCACAGTAAAGATGAGTCCTACCATACCCCTCATAACCCCGATGTAGTTGTTTTTCCAAAAACAACCGAAGAAGTGAGTAAGATCTTAAAAATGGCAAATGCCAACTTTGTTCCCATTGTTCCATTTGGGCTTGGCTCAAGTCTTGAAGGTCACGTCATTCCCTATCAGGGAGGGATTTCAATTGATTTTCAATTAATGAACAAGGTTCTTGAGGTTCGTCCTGAAGATTTTCTTGTCAGAGTTCAACCAGGGGTGACCAGGTCTCAATTAAATAAGGAGCTTAAGAAACATGGTTTGTTCTTTACCGTTGATCCTGGGGCTGATGCAACACTTGGTGGTATGGCCTCGACCAACGCAAGTGGAACAACATCAGTACGCTATGGTGTGATGCGTGATCAGGTACGTGATATGGAAGTTGTTCTAGCTGATGGTCGCGTAATTCACACCGGCAGCATAACAGCCAAATCGTCTTCTGGCTATCATCTTAACGGTCTTTTCGTTGGATCAGAAGGCACTCTCGGAACATTTACGGAGCTTACACTTAATGTATATGGCATCCCAGAAGCAACGCTTGCGGGTCGAATCGTTTTTCCTTCTATTGAACAGGCCGTATCAACCGTCACAAACATTTTGCATGCTGCAATACCAGTAGCAAGAATCGAGCTTGTTGACGCACGCTCAGTTCAACAGGTAAATAAAACAAATGAAACGAATTATATTGAAAAACCAACCCTATTCGTAGAATTTCATGGAAACGAAGCAGGACTCGAGCAGGACGTTACTTTTGCGAAAAGCATAGCTGAAGATAACGAATGTGAGGAATTCATTTTTGAACATGATACGAAGAAACGAGCCCTTCTATGGGAAGCCCGTCATAATCTGGCATATTCCTTCAGTCATGGATCACCTGGTAAGAAAATGATGGTAACCGATGTTTGTGTCCCTATTTCAGAGCTCACAGGTGCGATAACAGATGCCAGAAAAGCGATTGAAACCTATGGGTTAGACGGTGCACTTCTTGGTCATGTAGGGGACGGTAATTATCACGCGATTGTGATGATTGATCCTACTGATCCTATGGAACTGGATAGAGCAACCAAATTGAACCAGCACCTTGTTCATTATGCGTTAGAACGCGGAGGCACATGTACTGGAGAACACGGAGTTGGGACAGGTAAGGTCCAGTATCAACAAAAAGAACATGGTCCTGCTTTAGAAGTGATGATGGCCCTTAAGCAAACACTAGACCCGAATGGGATTATGAATCCAGGGAAAATATTTGCTCTTGAAAAGGAGCAGACAACCTCTATTTGA
- a CDS encoding flotillin family protein codes for MMEFIGLIVSGIVLFFLLVVGGIGFFIFKKRYKTASSNQALIITGPKLGDAEKDNRIFVDDNGRSMKIVRGGGIRLKMFQTSTPIDLTSFQLEIASPKAYTSEGVPIRATSVAEISIGSKLEIVANYAEKFLGKPQKEKERELREVLEGHLRAIISSLTVDEIYKDFNSVNKKVKNIAEEDLKNLGFEITSFALKELKDDDEENGYLEALGRPRIAEARKDADIAEANARRETRMHKAKTDQEAEEDEIRRQIEIARSQKDKDVKAAEYKAEIERGRARSEQSYNLEQATLNQKVKEEEMQVQFIERQRQVELEQEEQKRRKTQADANAYDIRAKAEAEAERDRIDGQTKAEINKQKGLAEAEVIRERGRAEAEAKELMAKAMEKYGEAAIIEMIVEMLPKYAHEIAQPLSQISEMKVIDMGGSNSNGSAKITDNVTKTMTGLQASLKESTGMDLKAMLESFVSRGSYTNFSGKEKDSETEEESSQPVSENNRYESEVASAYEEEIEETETVNGETNEDEKE; via the coding sequence ATGATGGAATTTATCGGATTAATTGTATCTGGCATTGTTTTATTTTTCTTATTGGTTGTTGGAGGTATTGGCTTTTTCATTTTCAAAAAACGATACAAGACAGCAAGCTCGAATCAGGCCCTCATTATTACCGGTCCAAAACTCGGCGATGCCGAAAAAGACAACCGCATTTTCGTAGATGATAACGGCAGGAGCATGAAAATCGTCCGAGGCGGCGGTATTCGATTGAAGATGTTCCAAACGAGCACACCAATCGATTTAACTTCTTTTCAATTAGAAATTGCCTCACCAAAAGCCTACACCTCAGAAGGTGTTCCAATTAGAGCAACAAGTGTTGCTGAAATCAGTATTGGTAGTAAGCTTGAAATTGTTGCAAACTATGCTGAGAAATTTCTTGGAAAGCCTCAGAAAGAGAAAGAACGCGAACTAAGAGAAGTACTCGAGGGCCACCTTCGCGCAATTATTTCTTCACTTACGGTCGATGAAATCTACAAAGATTTTAATTCGGTTAACAAAAAAGTAAAGAACATTGCAGAAGAAGACTTAAAAAATCTTGGTTTTGAAATCACTTCCTTTGCATTAAAAGAACTGAAAGATGATGATGAAGAGAACGGCTATCTTGAAGCTCTTGGCCGACCTAGAATCGCTGAAGCAAGAAAAGATGCCGACATTGCTGAGGCGAATGCAAGACGTGAAACACGCATGCATAAGGCGAAAACGGACCAGGAAGCAGAAGAAGACGAAATTAGACGCCAAATTGAAATTGCTCGCTCACAAAAAGACAAGGATGTGAAGGCTGCAGAATACAAAGCTGAAATTGAGCGAGGACGTGCTCGTTCTGAACAGTCTTATAATTTGGAGCAAGCAACGCTGAATCAGAAAGTAAAAGAAGAAGAGATGCAAGTTCAATTCATCGAACGACAACGGCAGGTCGAGTTAGAACAAGAAGAACAGAAGCGCAGAAAAACGCAGGCTGATGCAAATGCATACGATATCCGAGCAAAAGCTGAAGCCGAGGCTGAACGAGATCGCATTGATGGCCAGACAAAAGCTGAAATTAATAAGCAGAAAGGGCTTGCTGAAGCTGAAGTGATTCGTGAACGTGGACGTGCAGAAGCAGAGGCAAAAGAATTAATGGCTAAGGCAATGGAGAAATACGGTGAGGCAGCAATTATTGAAATGATTGTTGAAATGCTACCGAAGTATGCACACGAAATTGCACAGCCGCTCTCGCAAATTTCAGAGATGAAAGTGATCGATATGGGTGGTAGTAACAGTAACGGTTCTGCTAAGATTACGGACAACGTGACGAAAACGATGACAGGTCTTCAAGCAAGCCTTAAAGAATCAACAGGAATGGATTTAAAAGCAATGCTTGAGAGCTTCGTATCGAGGGGGAGCTATACCAACTTCTCCGGTAAAGAAAAAGATTCTGAAACAGAGGAAGAGTCATCCCAACCTGTATCAGAAAACAATCGCTATGAAAGTGAAGTGGCTTCAGCTTATGAAGAAGAGATCGAAGAAACTGAGACCGTAAATGGCGAGACAAATGAGGATGAAAAAGAATAG
- a CDS encoding MaoC/PaaZ C-terminal domain-containing protein has product MITVSDFTIGTPLEGTLPPVSRLDLIKYAGASGDFNPIHTIDKEATKAGLPGIIAHGMWTMGHLSKLFTPFYEEVFLEDFSVSFKGMVFLNDVITIQASLISIQHDRYTFAVQVINQKYETVLNGEAVLKRFE; this is encoded by the coding sequence ATGATTACAGTGAGTGACTTTACGATCGGTACTCCCCTTGAGGGAACACTTCCTCCCGTATCACGACTTGATTTAATTAAATATGCAGGTGCTTCTGGTGATTTTAATCCCATCCATACTATTGATAAGGAAGCCACGAAAGCCGGTTTACCCGGGATCATTGCTCATGGAATGTGGACAATGGGACATCTTTCTAAATTATTCACCCCATTTTATGAAGAAGTTTTTCTTGAAGACTTTTCAGTTTCATTTAAAGGGATGGTTTTCTTGAATGATGTGATTACAATTCAGGCCTCGCTTATATCAATTCAACACGACCGCTACACATTCGCTGTTCAGGTGATTAATCAAAAATATGAAACGGTTCTTAATGGGGAAGCGGTATTAAAGCGATTTGAATAG
- a CDS encoding MaoC family dehydratase N-terminal domain-containing protein, which produces MFENLIGKQSTPVKNNVERGSVRAFSISIGDPAPIYTDESRGKQSRYGTNLAPPTYPRVFDYGTIEGFDLPNVGLIHGKQTFHYQRPLFVGETVICSSSLENYYERKGKSGLLGFLVIKRFGEGTDGNLIFTEEQVVIITEAVRKGMTS; this is translated from the coding sequence ATGTTTGAAAACCTAATCGGAAAACAGTCAACACCAGTGAAAAACAATGTGGAACGCGGTTCTGTGAGAGCGTTTTCAATATCGATAGGTGATCCCGCACCGATTTACACGGATGAGAGCAGGGGGAAACAGTCTCGTTATGGCACAAATCTTGCACCACCAACCTACCCAAGAGTGTTCGACTATGGAACGATCGAAGGCTTTGACCTTCCAAATGTGGGTTTAATTCATGGGAAACAAACCTTTCATTATCAACGACCTCTTTTTGTAGGCGAAACCGTTATTTGTTCTTCGTCTCTAGAAAATTATTACGAACGAAAAGGGAAAAGTGGATTACTTGGTTTTCTCGTTATTAAACGATTTGGTGAAGGCACTGATGGTAACCTGATATTCACTGAGGAACAGGTAGTGATCATAACGGAAGCGGTTAGAAAGGGAATGACCTCATGA
- a CDS encoding acyl-CoA dehydrogenase family protein → MDLRLTDEQIMVQKTIRKFVENELMPLENDVLRNEREGKPGISAEKMTELQEKAKKAGFWGINTPEEYGGADLGQMMLAIVMMEVSKTFVPFRFGGSADNILYYGNEQQKEKYLIPTINGEKKSCFAMTEPGAGSDTRNIKMTALRDGDEWVLNGEKTFITGGNEADFVMVIAITDKEKHATTGRDGVTCFIVDRDMGWKSEYIHTMGEWGPAGLVFDDVRVPHENILGEVNGGYNLGLEWIGFARWIVGATAVGAGERLLKMAIDYANERETFGKPIAERQAIQWQIADSAVEIEAAKWLVLNAAYTLDEGKDNRHLASMAKLYGSNMGNRVVDRVLQIHGGMGYTRELPIERWYREARLWRIYDGTDEIQRLIIARNLLKGHVKVGQYA, encoded by the coding sequence ATGGATTTACGTTTAACTGATGAACAGATTATGGTGCAGAAAACAATTCGCAAATTCGTAGAGAATGAGTTAATGCCATTAGAAAATGATGTGCTTCGCAACGAGCGTGAAGGAAAACCGGGTATATCTGCCGAAAAAATGACAGAGCTCCAAGAAAAGGCGAAAAAAGCAGGATTCTGGGGAATTAACACGCCAGAAGAATACGGCGGAGCAGATCTCGGTCAAATGATGCTCGCGATTGTGATGATGGAAGTATCGAAAACATTCGTGCCATTCCGTTTCGGTGGGTCCGCAGATAATATTCTTTATTATGGTAACGAACAACAAAAAGAAAAATATTTGATTCCAACAATTAACGGCGAAAAGAAATCCTGTTTTGCGATGACAGAGCCAGGTGCAGGGTCTGATACACGTAACATTAAAATGACGGCTTTGCGCGATGGCGATGAATGGGTTCTGAACGGTGAAAAAACATTTATTACTGGTGGGAACGAGGCTGATTTCGTTATGGTAATCGCCATTACGGATAAGGAAAAACACGCAACCACAGGAAGAGACGGAGTAACCTGTTTTATCGTTGACCGGGATATGGGCTGGAAATCAGAGTACATCCACACAATGGGTGAATGGGGTCCTGCAGGATTAGTGTTTGACGATGTACGCGTGCCACATGAAAATATCCTTGGAGAAGTTAACGGTGGCTACAACCTTGGACTTGAATGGATTGGGTTTGCACGTTGGATCGTAGGCGCAACCGCTGTTGGTGCAGGAGAACGTCTCTTAAAAATGGCCATAGACTATGCCAATGAACGTGAAACGTTCGGAAAGCCAATTGCTGAGCGTCAGGCCATTCAATGGCAAATTGCAGATTCTGCTGTTGAAATTGAAGCGGCAAAATGGCTCGTTTTAAATGCTGCCTACACGCTTGATGAAGGAAAAGACAACCGTCACCTGGCCTCAATGGCAAAGCTCTATGGATCGAATATGGGCAATCGAGTGGTAGACCGCGTACTTCAAATTCATGGCGGTATGGGCTACACAAGAGAACTTCCGATCGAACGCTGGTACCGCGAAGCAAGACTGTGGAGAATTTATGACGGAACTGACGAAATTCAGCGTCTCATTATTGCACGCAATCTCTTAAAAGGCCATGTGAAAGTTGGTCAATACGCTTAA